A region of the Candidatus Deferrimicrobium sp. genome:
CCGGCGACACGCGGACCACGACCGCCCTCGCCACCTCGAACAGAACCTTGCCTGGAGTGGAGGACGCTTCCGCCCCTGCCTCCACACCGGTCGGGACGAACACGCGGAAAACGTTCCCCACCGCCACGCCCGCGGATGCGCCCTGGTCAAGGTAGATGAAATCGCCCTGCGCAAGTTCCTTGTTCCAGAGGCGCCCGGTGATCACCGAGCACGGGACGCCGTCCGCTCCCGGATCGATCCGCACCGGCGTGTATGCCGGGATCTCCTCCGAGATCAGGTCGGCGCGCGTGAGATCCTCGAACGATTGCCGGACTCTCGCGGTCGCCTGCCCGTCAACCTTCGGCACGGCCTGGATCACCCCGATCAGGTATTTCACATATCCGGAAACCGAACGTTTCCCTGGACTATGGATCGGTCCCCGGACCCGATAGACGCCCAAGAGTTGGCCCGACGGGATCTCCTTCCGGAGCGAGAGGTAGACCATGTCGCCTTCGACGAATCCGACCCTCGGCTCCTTCCCCCCCTGGATGTTTCCGATTCCCTTCGGCGCCTCTTTCAAAAACTCCCCGGCTCGGACGAAATCCTCCGGCTTGATGTCGAGGTATGGCACGCGGGGAGGGGCAACGGGCGGCACCGGGGGCTTGACCGCTTCCACGGATGGAGGGGCCGAGACCGTTTCGGCGGGTCCGGAGTCGGGTGCCGGCTCCTGCCCGAGCGCGATCTCCCTCGGGCCCGGCGGGACGATCACCACCTCGATGCCCGGATAGATGTAGTGCGGATTGGTGATGAAGCGGTTCCGTTCCCAAATTTCCGTCCATTTCCACGGGGACCCGAGGTATTTCGCGGAAAGATCCCAGAGGGTGTCTCCAACGACCACCGTGTAGACGATCCCCTCGGACGAACTCGCCGATTCCGCCGGCTCCTCCTGAGCGAACGCACCGATCGGGAGGAGGAGCAGCATGCACACCACCGCGAACGCCCCCATGTTCACCGACGCACGCTTCATCGTCCACACCCCGTTTCCCCGCCCGAAAGGCGTGATGTTTCACCCCTATCGGCAAAAGGTCCGCGCATCTTCAGGAAAATTACCTGCCGCCCCCCCCGAAGTCAAGCGTACATGTCGCAGGCGCCCGTCCCGCGTCAGCCTCGCCACCGGAGGTGAAGGAACACCTCGCGGTTCCCCTTCGGGCCGGGAACGCGACTGGCCGCCTCGCCGAGCACTTCGTATCCGGATTCACGAGCGAACGCCGCGATCCCGTCCACCGCCTCCCGGCGAAGCGCCTCGTCCCGGACGACGCCTCCCTTGCCGATGCGGCCTTTCCCCACCTCGAATTGCGGTTTCACGAGAGGAAGCACCTCGGCCCCGGAGACGAGGAACCGGGGAAGAACCGGGAGAATGTGCCGCAGGGAAATAAAGGAGACGTCGACGACCGCAAGTGTCACCTTTTCCGGCAACAGATCCCCGGTAGCGTGGCGGAAATTCACGTTTTCGAGGGAGACGACGCGCGGGTCGCGCAGCAGCCGGTCGTCGAGCAGACGTTCCCCGACGTCGACCGCGTAGACCCGGGAGGCGCCGCCCCGGAGCAGGCAATCGGTGAAGCCGCCCGTCGATGCGCCCACATCGAGCGCCACGCGTCCCGTCGGATCGATCCCGAAATCGTCGAGCGCGCCGGAGAGCTTGCCGCCCCCCCGCGAGGCGAACGGACGGGGGGCCGGCAGGAGCGCGACATCCGCGCCCCCCTTCACGGGTGACCCGCACTTCGTGCAGACGACCCCGGCGAGGAGAACCCTCCCGGCGAGGATCAACCCTTGCGCCTTCGCGCGGGTCTCCGCGATCCCCCGCCAGACGAGCTCGGCGTCGAGCCGGCGGCGCGCGCCGGCTCCAGGGCGCTGCGAATCAGACAATCTTCTCGAGGCGGGACCGGATGCTGTCGAGGATCGAGGGGATCAGGGACTTCCCTTCGTGGCAGATCCGAAACGCTTCGGAAACGATGTGCTCGGACGTCAAGCCGCACTGGTCCCGAAGCTGCGCGGGGGTGCCGTGCTCGACGAACCGGTCGCGGATGCCGATCCGTCGAAACCGTGGGGGATGCGCGCCGTGCTCCTCGAGAAGCTCCATCACCGCGCTGCCGAACCCCCCTTCCAGGATGTTCTCCTCCACGGTGACGACCCGCCCGATCCGGTGGACCAGCGGCAGGAGGAGGTCGGCGTCGAGCGGCTTTACGAACCGGGCGTCGACCACCGCCGCGGAAACGCCCTGCTTCCGCAGTTCCTGCGCCGCGTGCAGGCACGTCGACACGGTCGAGCCGATTCCCACGAGGAGCACGTCTTTCCCTTCCTCGAGAAGCTCCCCCTTCCCCCAGGGAACCGTCTCGGGGCCGGAGGGGATCGCCGCACCGGTTCCGGAACCCCGTGGATAGCGGATCGCCACGGGCCGGCCGGCGCCCACCGCGGTGCGAAGCATCCGGACCAACTCCGCCTCGTCGCGGGGCGCCATCAGGGACATTTCGGGAATCTGCCGCAGGAACGACAGGTCGAACAGACCCTGGTGCGTGGCCCCGTCGGCCCCGACGAGACCGCCGCGGTCGATGGCGAACACAACGGGGAGCTTCTGCAGGCAGACGTCGTGGATGATCTGGTCGAAGGCGCGCTGCAGGAAGGTCGAGTAGATCGCCACCACGGGGATCTTCCCCTCGCGGGCAAGGCCCGCGGCGAAAGTCACCGCATGGGCTTCCGCTATCCCTACATCGAAGAACCGGTCAGGATACGCCTCGCGGAATTTCGTAAGTCCCGTCCCGCCGCACATCGCCGCGGTGATGGCGACCACCTTCGGATTCTCCCTCGCCAGCCCGACGATCGCGTCGGAGAAGACATCCGTGTAGGACGGCGTCGACCCCTTCCCGACCCCCTTCCCGGTCTCCGGGTCGAAGGCGCCCACCCCATGGAAATATTCCGGGTTCGCCTCCGCCGGCGCATACCCCTTTCCCTTGGACGTCACCACGTGAACAAGCACGGGGCCCTCGATGTTCTCAAGGTTCTGGAGGGTCCTGATGAGGGCATCGAGGTCGTGCCCCGGGATCGGGCCGATGTAGGTGTAGCCGAGTTCCTCGAACAGGAGACCCGGGACGATGAACCCCTTCGTCAGCTCCTCGGACTTCTTCGCGATCCGCGCCAGAAACGCCCCGTGGGGCATCGATTTCAGGATCGCCTCGACCCGTTTCCGGAAGGAGGTGTACAGTTTCCCGGTCATCATCCGGTTAAGGTATCCGGAAAGGGCGCCGACGTTCTGGGAGATCGACCACTCGTTGTCGTTGAGGATGACGATGAGATCGCGCTTCTGGTGGCCCGCCTGGTTCAGCCCTTCGAGGGCGAGACCGGAGGAGAGGGAGCCGTCCCCGATGACGGCGACGACCCGGTTCGTTCCCTTCCGAAGGTCCCGCGCAACCGCCATCCCGAGGGCCGCGGAGATCGACGTGCCGGAATGCCCGGTGCCGAACGCGTCGCAGGGGCTTTCGGAGATTCGAGGAAATCCCGAGATTCCCCCGAAGGTCCGCAGCGTCGGGAATGCGTCCCGCCTCCCCGTGAGGATCTTGTGGGCATAGGCCTGGTGCCCGACATCCCAGATGATGCGGTCCCGGGGGCAGTCGAACACGTAGTGGAGGGCGACCGTGAGTTCCACGACGCCGAGGCTCGAGGCGAGGTGCCCCCCCGTGCGCGCGACGTTGCGGACGATCGTCTCCCGAAGTTCCGCGGCGACGCCCGGAAGCTTGTCGCGAGGTACCTTCTTCAGATCCGCCGGCGACTGGATCACCGCCAGGCGAGGGGTATCCGTCACCGTCACTTCCTCCTGTTTCGAACCATGCGGACGAGCTCCCTCAGCGGATCGGCTTCCGTCCCGAACGTGGAAACCGCGGCGAGGGCCGACCGTTCGAGCTCCGAGGCCCTTTCGATGGCGGCCGGCATTCCGTGGGCCACGGGGTAGGTCCACTTCCCCCGTGCCCGATCCTTGGCGATCCCTTTCCCCATTTCCTCGAAGGTCCCCGTCTCGTCGAGAATATCGTCGGTGACCTGGAAAAGGAGGCCCAGCCGCGTGCCGTACTCCCCGAGCGCGTCGACCTGCGCCGGGGAACCGCCGCCGAGGATCCCCCCCATCCGGGCACAGGAGGCAAGAAGCGCCGCGGTCTTCCGCAACTCGATCTCGTCGACCTCGGCCGCCGTGGAGCTCCCTGGCGTGGCGGACAGGTCCATCTGCTGGCCGCCCACCATCCCGCCCCCGCCGGCAGCCTGCGCGAGTTCGGCGATCGCCCGAACCGCCCTTCCAGGATTGGACTGCGCCAGGTGGGATTGCGCCATCACCCGGAACGCGTCCGTCAGCAACGCGTCGCCGGCCAGGATCGCGGTACCTTCGCCGAACACCTTGTGGGAGGTCGGCTTTCCCCTCCGGAAATCGTCGTCGTCCATCGCTGGCAGGTCGTCGTGGATCAGAGAGTACGTGTGAATGTACTCGACCGCGCAGGCGAACGGGAGCAGATCGTCTTCCCCTCCTCCAACCGCCAGACCGGCGGACAGGAGCAACACAGGCCGCACGCGCTTCCCCCCCGCCATCAGGGAGTACTCCATCGCCTCCCGGAGGGGGGACGGAATCCGGGACGATTCGGAAGAGAGGGTTCCCGCCAGGCTCGCCTCGACCAGCCCGCGCAGGCGGGTGATCGTGTCGGCCGCCGTCACTCTTCCTTCCCTAAGATATCGTTCTCTTCCGCGGTCTCCCGGGAGACGCCCCCGGGCTTCCGCAGAAGGAGCTCGATCTTCCGGTCCGCCTCGTCGAGGCGTTTTCTGCACGTCTCGGAGAGGCGCATCCCCTCCTCGAACAGGCGGATCGACTCCTCGAGGGGAGGCTCCCCCGACTCAAGCCGTTCCACGACGGCTTCGAGTCCCTTCAACGCCTCCTCGAAGGAAGGCTCCTTCCCTTTACCCGCCATCGCGCATCGCCCCCAGTATCGTTTCGCGGCAGGGCCCGTGTGCGGCCGGGTCGGCTGCGGCGTAGCGTCCCATTATAGTTCACCGCTCACCGGCCCGGAAGGGCCAATAGGCGCGTGGGATCGACACGCCCGCCCGGAACCCGCACGCCGAAATGCAGATGCGGACCGGTCGCCCGCCCCGTGGCGCCGACCGAGCCGATCCGATCCCCCCGGGAGATTTCCTGCCCCTCCGCGACGGAGTACTCCTTCAGGTGATAGTAGATGCTGAAAACCCCGCCACCGTGGTCGATCACCACCGATCGTCCCCCGAAGAACTGCTCGCCGGCGAAGGCGACCTGACCGTCCGCGATCGCCCGAACCGGCGTCCCCTCGGGGAGGCGGATGTCCACGCCGGAGTGCGGATTCCGGGGATCTCCGTTGATCACCCTGCGCGCGCCGAAGTTTACGGGGCGATACTCCTTCACCGGCGCAAGGAACGGAGTCCGCCATCGCGGGGGGGTCACACGGGAAAACCTACGGAAAAGCTCCGCCTCTTCCGTCTTGATCCGGCGCAGCGTCGCATCGTCGAATTCCGCCATCCCCTTCGGAAGGGTCAGTTCCTGCATGGGGAACGTCCGCGGGGAGATCATCAACTCGGCCTCCGCGTGACATCGCGCCCCGTCGAGGAACCCTTCCGCGGCCACAACGGCCGGTCCTTCCGGATCGCCGAGATCGACGCCGATCAATCCTTCGTACCGCCCCGGGGCCGTCTCCCGCATCTGCCAGTCCGCGCCCTTCCACCGAAGGACCAGGTTGTCGACCGATTCGTTCGCCGCAACCTCGACGACCACGGGATCGCCCAACGCCGGGGTACTGGTGGAAACCGCAATCGACAACGTCCCGCCCGGCCCGGCGAACGCGGACCCACCGATGATCAACCAAAGGAGAACACCTGCCAGCATGCGGCGCAGTATACGGAGCGGGACACACGATGCGAAGGGCGCCCCGACACGAGCTTCGCGCCGCCGGGATACCCCTGATGGGAAATGGCCGGGGGGCACGAGCCCAGAGCGATAATGGGGGCCACGCACGCCGGTCACGTTTTCTTCTTTTCCACGATCGCCCCGAACACACCGTCGGAGACCCGGAGGTCGAGAGCCTGTCCTGCCCGTGCTTCCGATACCGAGCGGACCGCCTTCCCGGTGGCGCGGTCGAGCGCGATCGCGTAGCCCCGCGTGAGCACGGCGGTCGGATTGAGGGACGCCAGCTTGCCGCCGAGAAGATCGAGGCCGTATCGGAGGCGGCGGTTTCGCGCGTCGGCGGCGGAGCGTGCGCGGCCGAGAAGGACCGCGAGCTCCCCGCGCCTTCCGGAAACCCACGTCGCCGGGGAGTGCATCCGCACCGAGGCGGAGAGACGCTCGACGGTTTCCCGGCCGTCCCGGACCGCGGTGCGTGCGCAATCCGAGAGCGAGGAGGACAGGGCGTCGACGGCGTACCGCTTCCCCTGAAGGAGGGGGCGCGGGTCCGACAGTTTCCCCGCGGCGATCCGCCACTCCTGACGGGCCGTTTCCCGCGAACGGGCATCCGCCCGGCGTCCCCGCAGGGAGAGGGCCGCGACCCGGTCGAGGAGCTCGACACGGTCGGGGACGGCCATCTGCGCGGCGGCGGTCGGGGTGGGAGCGCGATGATCCGCGGCAAGATCGGCGAGTGTGAAATCGGTCTCGTGCCCGACCGCGCTGATGACCGGAACGGGAGAACGGACGATGGCCCGCACCACCGCCTCCTCGTTGAACGCCCACAGGTCCTCGATCGAGCCGCCTCCCCGGCCGACGAGGACGACATCCACGTCGCCGGAGGCGTACAGCGCGTCGAGCGCCGCCGCGATCTCCGCCGCCGCACCTTCCCCCTGGACCAGCGACGGTGCGAGAACGATCGCCACCCCCGGAAAGCGGGAGCGCGCCACACGAACCATGTCGCGCAGGACGGCGCCGTGCAATGACGTCACGATCCCGAGCCGCCGCGGAAACACGGGAAGCGGGCGCTTGCGCGCCGCATCGAACAGCCCCTCCTCGGCAAGGCGTCGCTTCCTCCGCTCGAGCTCCAGGAGAAGATTCCCGACGCCCCGCACCTCGGCGGACCGTGCATAGATCTGGTATTCCCCCTTCTTCTCGAACACCCCCAGGGAGCCGGTTACGATCACGGTCTGTCCGTCGCGGATCTCACCGTAGATGTTCCGCTCATTCCCGCGGAACAAAACAACGCGGATCTGCGCCCCCTCGTCCTTCAGGGAGAAATACCGGTGGCCGGACGCTTCGTATCGCTTGTAGTTGGACACCTCGCCCTCGACCCGTACGGACCGGAAGGACGACTCGAGGAGCCGCTTGATCTTCCCCGTCAACTCGGTGACGGAAAGAACGTCCCCGGAGAACGATGCCGCGAAAAGGTCCGGTTCCAATCGGTTACCCGGGCCGGCGCGCCACGAGCAGCTCTTCGACGGTCACGGGGCGGATCCCTTCCCGGCGCAACTGAGGAATCAGTTCGAGCAGTGTCGTGCGCGTCTCGCGTCGGGAGTGGCACAGGAGAATCGCTCCGCCCCGCTCCTTCGCCAGTGCGATGGCGGAGTCCCACTGGCGCCTCATCTCCTCGGGCCGGTTGTCGTCGTCGAGGATCACGTCGCGCCGCGTCGCCGGGACCCCTTCCTGCTCCATGGCCATGACCCCGACGGTGCCCGCAGAGGTCACGCTGTCGACGAAGAAAAACCCCTTTCGCTTGAGCACCCGGGCGAAGGTGGTCATCGCGGCGAGGTCGGAGGTGAACGCCGACCCCATGTGGTTGCTCGCCCCATTCGCCTGGGGAACATCCGCCGCCATCCGGGCGAACCGGTCCGTCATCTCCTCCTGCGTCATCCCCCGGCGAAGGAGGTACGGCTCCGTCCGGTCGGTGACGGCGCCTTCCGGCTCCATCGGGACATGGAGGATCACGCCGAAGCCGTGGGTATGGGCGGAAGCGGCGAACGATTTCGAGGAGGGGCCGTGCGGCAATACGGATACTGTGATCCGCTCGGGGAAGTCGAGCCACTCGGCGTCCTGCACCGGATCGTACCCGAGGTCGTCGACGATGATCGCCAGCCGGGGGGCCGGAGCACCCGGAGCCGGTCCTGCCGCCCCGTTGTCCGACGGCACGGCGGACGACGGGACCGCGGCGGGGGGGTTCACCAGGTTATCCCCCACCTGCCGTTCCGTCTCGGGCGCCCGGATCAGCGCGACGCCCACCAGCAGCAGGCCGGCGAGGAACGCCCCGGCAACCAGGGCTGCCCATCCCCACCGCATCCTCCCGCTACCCTTTCCCCCGGCGGCTGACCCCGGCATGTTGCCGCCCGGTCAGGACGCCTTCTTCCGGTCGATGAACCGGGACTTGAAGATCTCCCACCCCTTCAGCAGTTCGACCGCGCGGTCCAGTTGCGGATCCTTCGCGTCCTCTTTACGGACCTCCGGCTCGGTCGGGGTCTCCTTCTTCCCGCCGTTCCGGTCCTCCTTTTTCCCGGGCTTCGGAACGACGACCGGCGTCGGGGGTTCCTCGCCTTCCCCCTTAAGGTGCCGCTCGATGTCCTTCTCCCGGAGCATCGCCGCGTGCCCGTCGGGCGGCTCCCTGCCGTCCGAGACGACGATGTCGGGCTCGATCCCCTTCGCCTGGATCGACCGCCCGTTGGGGGTGTAGTACCGCGCCGTCGTCAACCGGAGCGCGGAGCCGTCCTCCAGCGGAAGAATCGTCTGTACCGACGCCTTGCCGAAAGTGCGCTGGCCGATGATGATCGCCCGGCCATGATCCTGCAGCGCGCCGGCGACGATCTCGGAGGCGGAGGCGGACCCGGCGTTCACCAGCACGACGATCGGGAAACCGGTGTACGTCCCCTCCTTGTGGGCCACATACTTCATCTTCTGGGCCTCGACCCGGCCGTCGGTGTAGACGATGAGCCCCGATTCGATGAACTCGTCCGCGATCCGGACCGCCTGATCGAGCAGTCCCCCGGGGTTGTTCCTCAGGTCAAGGACGAGCCCTTTCATCCCTCCCTTCTCCTTCAGGAACCCCTGAAGGGCGCGGTCAACCTCCTGGTGAGAGTCCTGCTGGAACTGCGTCAGGCGGATGTAGCCGATCCCGTCCCCCATCGATTTGGACTTGACGCTCTTGATCTTGATGATGTCGCGGGTGAGGGTGTAGGCCTTCGGCTCGGGCAGCGATTCCCTCGCCACCGTGATCGTCACCTTGCTCCCCGGCTCTCCCCGGAGCCGCTTCACCGCGTCCATCACGTTCATGTTCTTGGTCGATTCGTTCTCGATCTTGATGATCTTGTCGCCGGCCTGCAGGCCCGCCCGAGCGGCCGGGGTGTCCTCGATGGGGGCGATCACCGTGAGGAGGCCATCCTTCACGCCGATCTCGATCCCCAAGCCCCCGAACGCCCCCTTCGTCTCCACTTCGACCTGCTTCAGCATGTCCGGCGTCAGGTAGGAGCTGTGCGGATCGAGGGTCTGGACCATCCCGTTGACAGCCCCCCGGACGAGGTTGTCGATGTTCACCTCCTCGACGTAGCTGCTCTGGATGATCGAGAGGACGTCGCCGAAAAGTTTCAGTTTGCTGTAAGCGACGTTCGCCTGCGCTGCATGCCGGGATGTGGTGAGATCGCCCACCACGAACCCTCCGACGAACACCGCGACGATCAGGACGGTTCCCAGCCACTTCCTCCCCGCCGTCCTGCGGGGTGCGGCTCCTGTCGGTTCCATGCGCTTGTCGGCTCCTTATCGCTCGAGTGGAATGGCGGAGGACGGATCGATGGCGGTGCCTCCCGCCCGCAGTTCCAAGTATAGCACTGATTTCCCGGTCGGCGATCCCGGCAGGTTCCCCACCACGGTCCCTTTTTTTACCGTCTCGCCCTGCTTCACGAGGAACGTTTCCAGACGTCCATACACGGAAAAGAGTCCCCCGCCGTGCTGCACGATCAGTACATTCCCGAATCCGGAGACGGCCCCCGCGAACGCCACCTCCCCCTTCCCGATCGACTTCACGGACGCCCCCGAAGGAGCCTCGATCTCCACACCGCGGTTTTCGATCGTCACGTCGAAGGTCGTGTCGTGCTGACGTCCGAAGCGGGTAACGACCTTCCCCGACAGCGGCGCCGAAAGCCCTCCCGAAAGCGAGGCGAACCGTCGAGGGGCCTCCGGGGACTCCCTGGCCATCGATCCCCCCGTTGCTCCCTTCCGCGCGCGACGTTCCCTCTCCTTCACTTGCCGCTCGACCCGGGAGACGACGGACTCCATGCGGGCGATCTTCGCGCGAAGGGATTTCAACTCTTTCTCCTTGCGCTTCTTCTCCCGCTCGATGTCGGCGAGGCGCCGCCGCTCCTCCTCCCGCCGGGAAAGGAGCGTATCGCCGACCTTCTTCTCCCTGGCCATCTTCCTTTCGGTGACGGCGACCTGCCGCTCGAGCCCCGTGAGCTCCTCCTCCTTCCGTTCCCTGTCCCGGGTGAGCCGGGCAACGCCCTCCGCGTCCGCCTCGAGGTAGATGCGCATGAAGTACCTTTCCCGTTCCCGCGTGGACGGGTACCAGGGATCCCCCGCTCCGGCCCTTTGCCCGGTGAAGGCGGCGACCTCCGCCCGCTGAAGGTCGGTCCTGGCCTGCCCGTGCGCCGCCTCGAGATCCCGTACCGCCTTCTCCGCCCGCTCCAGCCGCTCGTTCAAGGTCGAGATCTTCCGGTCGATGCGGGAGAGCAGACTTCTCTGGCGCTTCAACCGCTCCTGCAGCTCGCCGACGCGTCCCTTCGAAAGCCTCTCCTTCCGGAGCGACTCGGTCAGCTCCTTGACCGTCTTCTCCTCCCGCTCCTTCATCTCGAGGAGACGGCTTCTTTCCTTGCGAAGTTCGCCCGCGACATCCCGCGCGGCCGGCGCCGTCGCCGGGAAAAGGATCCCGAGCGACACCGCGGCGACGAGGGCAAAGAGGATCCGGCGGGTTCCCCGGGTCATTTCCGGCCGGAGCGGGCCGCCCTCCATCCGAGGAGAGACACCGCCGCCGAGATCAGGGCCGCGCCGCAGGAGAAGAGGAATACCGCCACGACCGTCCGGGGAAGAAGGAGGTCGGACGGAGGACCGATCACACCTTCAAGGTACGAAAATTCCCTAAGGAGGAGGAACAGCGCTCCGCCGCCCGCCGCTGTTCCAGCCGCGGCGAGGAGGAATCCCGATACCCCCGCCGCCGCCGCGCGAAGAACGGCCAGCCGGCTCGCGAAAACACCCCGCTCCGCGAGAAACGCGAAATCACCCGCGAGGGCGATCGCGCGCGCCCGCTCCTGTAGACGGGCGACAACGAAGAAGCCGGCGAGAAAGGCGCCGAAGATCCCCCAGCACAACCAGGACACGATACGGCCGGCGCGTAGCAGCCGGGGATACCATCCTTCCCCCGCCAGAACCTGCTCGATATGAGAGACGGATCGGATAGTGGAGGCGACGAAGTCGACATCGGCCCCGGTCAACCGGTCGTGACGGATCCGGATCTCGATGTACCCCGGCATCGGGTTCCCGGCGATGCCCCGCAGCGGACCAAGACCCGGAAATGCCAGCAGGAACTCCTTCCACGCCGCCTCCGGGTCCCGGTACACCGCGGAGCGCACCGGGGGAAGGTCGGTGATCTTTCGGGCCAGCCCCTCCGCCTCGGCGGAAGGGACCTCCGCGCGCAGCACCGCGGTGATGGCGTACCGCTCGGAAAGGAACCGGCTCACCCCACCCGACAGGAGCAGGGAAAGAAGTACGGATCCCAGGAGACAGAAAAAGAGGAACCGCCCGATCGCCTCCCGGACAAGCGAGCCCCGGGAAAGACGCCAGTCGATCCACCACAGGGGAGGCGATTCGCTCAACCAGGCTCTCCTTTCGATTCGGGAACCGGAAGGCGATACACACGGAAAGGACCGACGGGCTCCGCGTCGCCCGCGGCGATGGCCCACCGCTCGGGA
Encoded here:
- a CDS encoding murein hydrolase activator EnvC family protein: MEGGPLRPEMTRGTRRILFALVAAVSLGILFPATAPAARDVAGELRKERSRLLEMKEREEKTVKELTESLRKERLSKGRVGELQERLKRQRSLLSRIDRKISTLNERLERAEKAVRDLEAAHGQARTDLQRAEVAAFTGQRAGAGDPWYPSTRERERYFMRIYLEADAEGVARLTRDRERKEEELTGLERQVAVTERKMAREKKVGDTLLSRREEERRRLADIEREKKRKEKELKSLRAKIARMESVVSRVERQVKERERRARKGATGGSMARESPEAPRRFASLSGGLSAPLSGKVVTRFGRQHDTTFDVTIENRGVEIEAPSGASVKSIGKGEVAFAGAVSGFGNVLIVQHGGGLFSVYGRLETFLVKQGETVKKGTVVGNLPGSPTGKSVLYLELRAGGTAIDPSSAIPLER
- a CDS encoding permease-like cell division protein FtsX, with product MSESPPLWWIDWRLSRGSLVREAIGRFLFFCLLGSVLLSLLLSGGVSRFLSERYAITAVLRAEVPSAEAEGLARKITDLPPVRSAVYRDPEAAWKEFLLAFPGLGPLRGIAGNPMPGYIEIRIRHDRLTGADVDFVASTIRSVSHIEQVLAGEGWYPRLLRAGRIVSWLCWGIFGAFLAGFFVVARLQERARAIALAGDFAFLAERGVFASRLAVLRAAAAGVSGFLLAAAGTAAGGGALFLLLREFSYLEGVIGPPSDLLLPRTVVAVFLFSCGAALISAAVSLLGWRAARSGRK